In a genomic window of Clavelina lepadiformis chromosome 7, kaClaLepa1.1, whole genome shotgun sequence:
- the LOC143465191 gene encoding general transcription factor II-I repeat domain-containing protein 2-like, with protein MSVKRKVSEENREFNSTWEERYFFANSNGKPQCLVCLQVISVPKEFNLKRHYSTMHEKKYGQYHGTSREAILKELKGNYSKQKKMIIGFSKPDSTADLKASYEVALTLAKHGKAFRDGEIVKECAIKMALSFGDKKIAKKFENVSLSHQTVARRVAELSENVTVQLKDVVQQCKYFSLALDESTDISDVSQLLVFIRTIDKNFTVFEELLKISPLRGTTKGIDIYNSLASVVDAYGGFEKCACVVTDGARAMAGRKRGLVGILKDHGVNCPTLHCIIHQEALCAKVLQMSDVMLSVTNIVNIIKGGNRAQRHRKFIQFLKDVGAEYEDVPLFSKIRWLSAGKTLKHFFSLRKEILNFLQNEIEGTTETYQIQLSDDKFIGSLAFLTDISNHFNILNMKLQGKKQNISQLVGHIEGFRKKLVLFKASLQRNDATHFPACSEVLGERKSIDFSAFSNKIGDIIDEFNDRFADFDLLKAQMELFNNPMEIVIESQPSYVQQELCELQSDPFLLSRKNERYDAFWRLLSNEQFPRLNDFALKICSMFGSTYICESTFSIMKRLKSDTRNRMADETLDACLRLSTTEFKAEIDTICKSKNAESQAEIKK; from the coding sequence ATGAGTGTCAAAAGAAAAGTGTCAGAGGAAAACAGAGAGTTCAATTCTACTTGGGAGGAAAGgtatttttttgccaatagCAATGGTAAACCACAGTGTCTGGTTTGCTTGCAAGTTATTTCAGTGCCTAAAGAGTTTAATTTAAAGCGACATTACAGCACCATGCATGAGAAAAAATATGGCCAATACCATGGAACTTCTAGGGAAGCAATTTTGAAAGAGTTAAAGGGCAATTATtccaagcaaaaaaaaatgattattgGTTTTTCCAAACCCGATTCAACTGCAGACCTTAAAGCTTCATACGAAGTTGCTCTAACGCTCGCAAAACATGGAAAAGCTTTTCGAGACGGGGAGATTGTAAAAGAGTGTGCGATTAAGATGGCCCTTTCCTTTGGAGATAAAAAAATAgccaaaaaatttgaaaacgtttCTTTATCTCATCAAACCGTTGCAAGAAGAGTGGCAGAATTGAGCGAAAACGTGACTGTGCAATTGAAAGACGTTGTTCAACAATGCAAGTACTTCTCTTTAGCCTTGGATGAAAGTACTGACATCAGTGACGTTTCCCAGCTTTTGGTTTTCATTCGCACTattgataaaaactttactgTATTTGAAGAACTACTCAAGATATCTCCACTTCGTGGAACTACAAAAGGTATCGACATATATAACAGCCTTGCGTCTGTCGTTGATGCTTATGGAGGATTTGAGAAGTGTGCATGTGTTGTAACAGATGGTGCCAGGGCAATGGCAGGACGAAAGAGAGGACTAGTTGGCATTCTAAAAGATCATGGAGTGAACTGCCCAACATTGCATTGTATCATTCACCAAGAAGCACTATGTGCCAAAGTTTTGCAGATGAGTGATGTTATGCTTAGTGTGACGAATATAGTCAACATCATCAAAGGGGGAAACAGAGCCCAGAGACATAGAAAATTCATCCAGTTCTTAAAAGATGTGGGTGCAGAATATGAAGATGTTCCACTATTCTCAAAAATTCGATGGTTAAGTGCAggcaaaacattgaaacatttcttttctttgcgaAAAGAAATACTAAATTTTCTCCAGAATGAGATAGAAGGGACGACCGAGACATACCAGATTCAGTTGAGTGATGACAAGTTCATTGGTTCGTTGGCGTTCTTGACAGACATTAGTAATCACTTCAATATCCTAAACATGAAACTGCAAggtaagaaacaaaatatttctcaattGGTTGGACACATTGAAGGTTTTCGCAAGAAACTTGTGCTATTTAAGGCTTCTTTGCAAAGGAATGATGCTACCCACTTTCCTGCATGCAGTGAAGTACTTGGTGAAAGAAAAAGTATCgatttttctgcattttctaACAAAATTGGTGACATCATCGATGAGTTTAACGACAGATTCGCTGACTTTGATTTGCTGAAAGCACAAATGGAGCTTTTCAACAATCCAATGGAAATAGTTATAGAATCCCAACCATCTTACGTTCAGCAAGaactatgtgaattgcagtCAGACCCTTTTCTTCTTTCACGTAAGAATGAGCGTTACGACGCCTTTTGGAGGCTTTTAAGCAACGAACAGTTTCCACGATTAAACGACTTCGCACTGAAGATATGCTCCATGTTTGGTAGCACATACATATGTGAAAGCACTTTCTCCATTATGAAGCGATTAAAAAGCGACACACGGAACAGAATGGCTGATGAAACCCTGGATGCCTGCTTACGTCTGTCGACCACTGAATTTAAAGCAGAGATCGACACCatatgcaaaagcaaaaacgcAGAGTCGCAAGCAGAGATTAAAAAGTGA
- the LOC143465479 gene encoding nucleolar pre-ribosomal-associated protein 1-like, giving the protein MGKNKIANVTAQNVDVKSNFSESFDPVKFTKALQDDELAVKALQKFLKTNRQLDQTTVECDVVKEYVSHCVQCSELFKCLTRWKSSPTKLSVLFETFTIILMRTCDDLSNLTGLAITKRILQEYIDSIYACLSLRNSSDTISATLRMLSAIVMQGNACAADVVINLDLSSNVMKSLASYHQSVKSNARKPFSNVRVCFVRFVLSFFLNGNLKTTRQVLEARGFVDSVFRGFKKDSKSLVALFLSTILDVVIKEISISKTNKVKLLAAHGVLSSIADLLEWEGSSSYSVEQVEKDILSKDMTDDEILLPQVAYKFLFECCCSVKHGIIFHDNEFGTGLRSCNHVMQKFLINLKSASTNPFAHLLVVNILKACPDLLGTYLHAATLTFDPRPTAIWFQNCRLVLDIYSHQPKVAPALNEATRQHPGILQNKFATEKLVAMLTPAILPICFHRSNMNATLRHESKEVEMVGLKILESSLQKLNASITFLEEEKNWKKSIYNEMDRIALCAALKLEMKNQLPDITTLLLCWKAMSKDDKGKEKEFEEKSLLGISLYQEIFPDSLNKCQFDFSLLLQGLDNNGLPENKKNIVHILDILFHSAYKYKWFKKGASKKTLFHQLVYVLVETIKDTSGKDNPVLETAMQLATKVLIINKIMDENSSGLFTWIYNLGLASDGQSQDELLQFFEKTVASVAKRPHRYYEKAMAIIESTNDSSIPKDNQNKTSKDIPYVEIDRLDGVWKKHFTGTNLSCAESSKVEVSLMLVSAFEQLSFFTNDEGNESLQSLDRWLSLVLTDLLHSNTIGSSLDDFVRLVIGLSCEVPLLHKFHSLSELVEILAIGEGIKFSSSKKIMTQDDYDKTINYTQHENNIKAILPGNVLTFLTSTSLPDSEDLIDIIIKRYLNVAAISTAGKQDNMCCSSFFQSWCSKQKLCQQLYLLKKVSIVFESDLPAVFDPKYEVMNILTETGLKICSFFFAYLNWIYDQTAPRLSPSDESNPLFENLSCDHHSQVVGNFPIPETSTEVFLVLVQNILLSDIFSKLYLSKSPHYPAKLTSYFSERVLYLVKLHCQSKHDVPLNFPPFRLVVDSVSAHLSGQDSSPVSVMGVEHFDQLLPYMDRNNVNKVLNIALTCQNCQKAETVQIICSCVLHLLETCAVLPDDPLLKNSVHFLFQTLISGEPKADSFIEMILHMVKLHSAYAMLAKEKVISWCFRNSKLPGTITMLELLVSKYPHLQECFVRNLCDENSEMSLSKLSTDKKVQLVSPITSILKDGKQSSLLLNQDFLHLLEKSYAQLLIDDLMEQNPVFLDSEKAFLIAWMMEHGVVSTQYMQNLSESIHEAFQDVAKFQDRWLVASQLLKEMQKINLSEDITSLCLNLLQSLMTLSCKLMKRDDGNNAGGLMNVSKTLSDVLDKNVTGSIFNLRNSLWKAWNNYVKLALKYCFCNPMILEFVTKFILKFYDECNNAEIIKASTIFEMIKTHSAFLKLLLSELKEDAEAKASLVKLLHCLIKKCDADQLQLKDFSFLLSAYGGTLSISDQYLYQMMLIYESKGISMKEFSPFLWGAMATDAYKLKQKKAENLFLKNSPNKVLDCLDADVMQMTLEYFPLRRKMPTVELISKSDANRCMFADEIASSLYDPCFLLCVVSHMLSPAHYIDCKRFAEQKLLSFLLVCLSSHCKNVRHLSAQCILRYFDHAQSSRFPQNNLILHLISCIRNAVTTKSGATKKLAFVIAFYLSKLVQLLFQPADHMFSVMYRFLLVKPEIDLTNIPEFYATFFSSESEYKIERVWILDLLRTGLRDMSDYKTIERRQLFRILMSYTESPTSDNFTRKQVLQIIVKASKIRGALFDLIDNQALIPWLVNITLIQNKQLAIHDSGETYTQREDSTCDLINVILSLWQTLEVVRVEHNQTTAEDESKVTEKAKFRQVSRRLAESVISLCFDVLTNILFSYNGHKTTENSDNARVGSGTSESTVEIIKVISRASSYADIAAARPRRLEILSRAKTMLLSSGQNISDILDTLMNYCCSKS; this is encoded by the exons AtgggaaaaaataaaatagcaaATGTCACTGCTCAAAATGTGGATGTGAAAAGTAATTTTTCGGAATCTTTTGATCCAGTGAAGTTTACAAAAGCATTACAAGATGATGAACTTGCTGTGAAAG ctttgcaaaagtttttgaaaaccaACAGACAACTTGACCAAACAACTGTGGAATGTGATGTTGTCAAAGAATATGTTTCACATTGTGTGCAGTGTTCGGAATTGTTTAAATGTCTCACTAGATGGAAATCTTCCCCGACAAAG CTTTCAGTcctttttgaaacatttaccATAATTCTGATGAGAACTTGCGACGATCTTTCTAATTTAACTGGGCTCGCCATtacaaaaagaattttgcag GAGTACATTGATAGTATTTACGCTTGTTTGAGCTTGAGAAATTCATCGGACACCATCTCTGCTACACTCAGGATGCTCTCAGCCATAGTTATGCAG GGCAATGCGTGTGCAGCAGATGTTGTGATCAACTTGGATTTGAGCAGCAACGTCATGAAATCTTTAGCCAGTTATCATCAGA GTGTAAAAAGCAATGCTCGAAAGCCATTTTCTAACGTGCGAGTTTGTTTTGTTCGCTTTGTGTTGTCATTCTTCCTAAATGGAAACTTGAAAACTACCAGACAAGTATTAGAAGCAAGAG GATTTGTTGACTCTGTGTTTCGTGGTTTCAAAAAAGACTCTAAGTCTCTCGTAGCTTTGTTCTTGTCGACCATCCTCGATGTTGTCATAAAAGAAAtatcaatttcaaaaacaaacaaagtgaAACTCCTGGCCGCGCACGGCGTGCTCAGCAGCATAGCAGATCTTTTGGAGTGGGAAGGTTCCTCTTCCTATTCTGTTGAGCAGGTTGAGAAG gatattttgtcaaaagaCATGACCGATGATGAAATACTTCTTCCACAAGTGGCgtataagtttttatttgaatgcTGCTGCTCAGTCAAGCATGGAATAATCTTCCATGATAATGAATTTGGAACAGGATTGAG ATCTTGCAATCATGTGATGCAGAAATTCCTCATAAATTTGAAATCTGCATCCACCAACCCATTTGCTCATTTGTTGGTTGTTAACATCTTAAAAGCCTGCCCAGATTTACTTGGGACATATCTGCACGCTGCAACGCTTACATTCGATCCGCGACCAACTGCAAT ATGGTTTCAGAATTGTCGACTCGTCCTTGATATCTATTCACATCAACCCAAAGTTGCCCCAGCCCTAAACGAAGCAACCAGACAGCACCCTggaattttgcaaaataaatttgcaacTGAAAAGCTGGTAGCCATGTTGACACCTGCCATCCTTCCCATATGTTTTCATCGATCTAACATGAATGCAACACTTAGG CACGAAAGCAAAGAAGTGGAGATGGTTGGATTGAAGATACTCGAATCATCGCTGCAGAAGCTCAACGCTTCCATCACCTTCTTGGAAGAGGAGAAAAACTGGAAAAAGTCGATTTATAATGAAATGGACCGTATTGCTCTTTGTGCCGCCTTGAAACTGGAAATGAAAAAT CAACTGCCAGATATCACAACTCTCCTATTGTGCTGGAAAGCAATGTCAAAAGATGacaaaggaaaagaaaaagagtttgaagaaaaatcaCTGCTGGGGATCTCCCTGTACCAAGAG ATATTTCCAGATTCACTCAACAAATGCCAATTTGACTTCAGTTTACTGCTTCAAGGCTTGGATAACAATGGACTtcctgaaaataaaaagaatattgTGCATATTTTGGACATCCTATTTCATTCCGCATACAAGTATAAATGGTTTAAAAAG GGTGCGAgtaaaaaaacactttttcatCAACTGGTTTACGTATTAGTTGAGACCATCAAAGACACATCAGGCAAAGATAATCCTGTTTTAGAAACAGCAATGCAACTTGCTACTAAA GTCttgataataaacaaaattatggACGAAAATTCGTCTGGTTTGTTTACGTGGATATACAACCTTGGACTTGCAAGTGACGGTCAGAGTCAAGATGaacttttacagttttttgaaaaaactgttGCATCCGTTGCAAAGCGCCCACACAG GTATTATGAAAAGGCAATGGCAATAATTGAGAGTACAAACGATTCTTCAATTCCAAAAgataatcaaaacaaaacaagtaaaGACATCCCATATGTGGAAATAGATAGACTGGATGGAGTGTGGAAGAAGCATTTTACCGGCACAAATCTTTCATGTGCAG AGAGCTCTAAGGTTGAAGTATCGCTGATGTTGGTGTCAGCATTTGAACAACTTTCCTTTTTCACAAATGATGAAGGGAATGAAAGTCTTCAATCACTCGATAG gTGGCTGTCACTTGTGCTTACAGACCTGCTACATTCCAATACAATTGGCTCCAGTTTAGATGATTTTGTTCGGCTTGTTATCGGGTTGAGCTGTGAA GTTCCACTTCTTCACAAATTCCATTCTTTGTCGGAACTTGTTGAAATTCTAGCCATTGGAGAGGGGATTAAGTTTTCTTCATCCAAGAAGATTATGACGCAAGAtgattatgacaaaacaataaactaTACTCAGCATGAAAACAACATCAAGGCCATATTACCAGGCAACGTGCTTACATTTTTAACGAGCACATCGCTTCCAGATTCGGAGGACTTAATAGACATAATTATTAAAAGATATCTGAATGTTGCCGCAATTTCTACTGCTGGAAAACAGGACAATATGTGCTGTAGCTCATTTTTTCAGTCGTGGTGTTCTAAACAGAAGTTGTGTCAGCAGCtttatttgcttaaaaaagtttcaattgtCTTTGAAAGTGACCTTCCAGCAGTTTTTGACCCAAAGTATGAAGTTATGAATATCTTAACCGAAActggtttaaaaatttgttcatttttctttgcCTATCTTAATTGGATTTATGACCAAACTGCACCACGTCTGTCACCGTCAGATGAATCAAATCCTTTATTCGAAAATCTCTCCTGCGACCATCATTCACAAGTCGTGGGCAATTTCCCGATTCCAGAAACTTCTACAGAAGTCTTTCTTGTATTGGTGCAAAATATCCTCCTGAGCGACATTTTCTCAAAACTTTATCTGTCTAAAAGTCCTCACTATCCAGCAAAGCTCACATCCTACTTCAGTGAAAGAGTTCTCTATCTGGTCAAGCTACATTGCCAATCAAAGCATGACGTACCACTTAACTTCCCCCCCTTCAGATTGGTAGTTGACAGCGTGAGTGCTCATCTGTCGGGTCAAGATTCTTCTCCTGTGAGCGTTATGGGCGTAGAACACTTCGACCAGCTACTGCCGTACATGGACCGCAACAATGTAAACAAG GTTTTAAACATCGCTCTCACATGCCAAAACTGTCAAAAAGCGGAGACCGTGCAAATTATTTGTAG TTGTGTTCTGCATTTGCTGGAGACCTGTGCAGTGCTCCCTGACGACCCTCTTCTAAAAAATTCCgtccattttctttttcaaactttgatcAGCGGTGAACCAAAAGCAGATTCTTTTATTGAAATGATTTTGCACATGGTCAAGCTACACTCTGCCTATGCTATGcttgcaaaagaaaaagttatttcatgGTGCTTTAGAAATTCTAAACTTCCTGGCACTATAACTATGCTTGAG TTGCTGGTTTCAAAATATCCTCACTTACAAGAATGTTTCGTTCGAAATCTTTGTGATGAAAATAGCGAAATGAGTTTGAGCAAATTATCCACTGACAAGAAAGTTCAACTGGTGTCACCAATCACGTCTATTTTAAAAGATGGCAAACAATCCAGCCTATTACTGAATCAAGATTTTCTACATCTCTTGGAGAAATCTTACGCGCAACTTCTAATCGACGATTTAATGGAACAGAACCCAGTGTTTTTGGATTCTGAAAAAG CATTTTTAATTGCTTGGATGATGGAGCATGGGGTGGTTTCCACGCAATACATGCAAAATCTCTCCGAGAGCATACACGAAGCATTCCAAGATGTCGCCAAGTTCCAAGATAG ATGGCTGGTTGCAAGTCAGTTGTTGAAAGAAATGCAGAAGATCAATTTGTCGGAAGATATTACTTCACTTTG CTTAAATCTTCTCCAATCGCTGATGACGCTTTCTTGCAAACTCATGAAGAGAGATGATGGGAATAATGCTGGTGGTTTAATGAATGTGTCAAAGACGCTTTCGGATGTGCTTGACAAGAATGTGACTGGTAGCATTTTCAATTTGCGTAACTCGTTATGGAAAGCGTGGAATAACTATGTTAAACTGGCACTTAA gTATTGTTTCTGTAATCCAATGATTTTGGAATTTgtgacaaaatttattttgaaattctaCGATGAATGCAATAATGCCGAAATTATTAAAGCATCCACCATTTTCGAGATGATTAAGACGCACTCAGCATTTTTGAAACTGCTTCTAAGTGAACTTAAAGAG GACGCTGAAGCAAAAGCGTCTTTGGTGAAGCTTCTTCACTGTTTGATAAAGAAATGTGACGCCGATCAGTTGCAGCTGAAAGACTTTTCATTCTTATTGTCTGCATACGGCGGGACTCTTTCAATTTCTGACCAGTATTTATACCAA ATGATGCTGATATACGAATCGAAAGgaatttcaatgaaagagttttcTCCATTTCTATGGGGTGCCATGGCAACAGATGCTTATAAACTAAAACAGAAGAAAGCAGAAAATCTTTTTCTAAAGAATTCCCCGAACAAAGTTCTTG ATTGCTTGGATGCTGACGTCATGCAAATGACGTTGGAATATTTTCCTCTGAGAAGAAAAATGCCAACAGTGGAACTTATTTCCA AAAGCGATGCGAATCGATGTATGTTTGCCGACGAAATAGCTTCAAGTCTGTACGATccctgttttttattgtgtgttGTATCACATATGCTGTCACCTGCTCACTACATCGACTGCAAGCGATTTGCTGAACAAAAACTTCTCTCGTTTTTACTGGTTTGCTTGTCCAGCCACTGCAAGAACGTTCGACATCTGTCTGCTCAATGTATTTTAAGATATTTCGATCATGCACAAT CTTCCAGATTTCCTCAAAATAACTTGATTCTTCACTTGATAAGTTGTATTCGGAATGCCGTCACCACTAAATCGGGCGCCACTAAGAAGCTCGCGTTCGTCATAGCTTTTTATCTTTCCAAACTCGTTCAGCTCTTATTCCAA CCGGCTGATCACATGTTCTCGGTCATGTATCGCTTTCTTCTGGTCAAACCCGAGATTGATTTGACGAATATTCCAGAATTTTACGCAACATTTTTCAGCTCCGAATCCGAATACAAAATTGAAAGGGTGTGGATATTGGATCTGCTACGAACAG GGCTTCGTGACATGAGCGACTATAAAACAATCGAACGTCGACAATTGTTCAGAATATTAATGAGTTACACCGAGTCACCGACTAGCGATAATTTCACGAGAAAACAAGTCTTGCAG ATTATTGTCAAGGCGAGTAAAATTCGCGGTGCTCTGTTCGATTTGATTGACAACCAAGCACTGATACCTTGGCTGGTGAACATTActttaattcaaaacaaacagCTGGCCATCCATGACAGTGGAGAGACCTACACCCAGCGAGAAGATTCTACTTGTGACCTCATAAACGTTATTTTATCGCTGTGGCAAACTCTAGAAGTTGTCCGCGTCGAACATAACCAGACAACTGCGGAAGATGAAAGCAAAGTCactgaaaaagcaaaatttcgCCAAGTGTCCCGACGACTCGCCGAGAGCGTAATAAGTCTATGCTTTGACGTACTAACCAACATTCTATTTTCTTACAACGGGCAtaaaacaacagaaaacaGTGACAACGCCAGAGTTGGCAGCGGAACATCCGAGTCCACTGTAGAAATAATTAAAGTGATATCAAGAGCTTCGTCGTACGCCGATATAGCTGCTGCCCGCCCTCGCCGACTGGAAATTTTGAGCCGGGCTAAAACGATGCTGCTTTCTAGCGGTCAAAATATTTCCGATATTTTAGATACGTTGATGAATTATTGTTGTTCCAAATCGTGA
- the LOC143465480 gene encoding uncharacterized protein LOC143465480 yields the protein MTVQVVHTKYKALIILTSAISLLLSSTALYFAAKNESHNGKAVENSNYYHRIQKRGTNDEVTSNEGNECDQVQAEGPSTAEQQLQRMTCNYKQLKEEVDGWADEFNAVLYFINEIGVNMQAAREKIHENTNLIRSVQGLDAVHDDVNGASIYTALEEIQQRINSTSSASNARLLSVEIRTRNLLGKINAMNESLRRINAKKSSNAVETSTSYFLPGGNPELERNLNRMEQRIENFHLQTQLNRNSLMSLQNSLSNHASDQWFNAPNGYQYFLSKSAFRSDSYTRSRRYCKKMNADLAYVGMRNDAVFRFLWSSFVGPSRLHCVWIGLTDLNVEGQWKWMDGQEVERSWTNWAPGQPGHLGRNKDCGMIKMGAWAQADCSGFRKLCSFLCERKIIEL from the exons ATGACTGTACAAGTAGTTCATACGAAATACAAAGCTCTGATAATTTTGACTTCTGCAATTTCGTTGCTGCTATCGTCTACAGCGTTATACTTTGCTGCAAAAAATGAG AGCCACAACGGAAAGGCGGTAGAAAATAGCAATTACTATCACAGAATCCAAAAAAGAG GTACAAATGACGAGGTTACATCTAATGAAGGCAACGAGTGTGACCAGGTGCAGGCAGAAGGGCCTTCGACAGCGGAGCAGCAGCTACAGCGAATGACTTGCAACTACAAGCAGCTCAAGGAGGAAGTTGACGGTTGGGCCGATGAATTCAATGCGGTCTTGTACTTCATAAACGAAATCGGCGTCAACATGCAAGCGGCGAGAGAGAAAATTCATGAAAATACGAACCTCATCAGATCCGTTCAAGGACTTGATGCTGTGCACGATGACGTCAACGGAGCGTCGATATACACAGCCTTGGAAGAAATACAACAGAGAATTAATTCCACGTCTTCTGCGAGCAATGCACGGTTGCTTTCTGTCGAAATTCGAACGAGGAATCTACTTGGTAAGATAAACGCCATGAACGAAAGTCTTCGGAGGATAAACGCAAAGAAATCGTCCAACGCGGTAGAGACATCGACATCATATTTTTTACCTGGGGGAAATCCGGAATTAGAACGTAATTTGAACAGAATGGAGCAGAGAATTGAAAACTTTCACCTTCAAACGCAACTTAACCGGAATTCTTTGATGTCTTTACAAAATAGCCTCTCAA ATCATGCGAGCGACCAGTGGTTCAACGCACCAAACGGTTACCAATATTTTCTCTCCAAAAGTGCGTTCAGAAGCGACTCCTACACCAGATCGCGTCGATATTGCAAGAAAATGAATGCCGACCTCGCCTATGTCGGAATGCGAAACGACGCTGTTTTCCG ATTTCTATGGAGTAGCTTCGTCGGTCCGTCTCGGCTTCACTGCGTTTGGATAGGGTTGACTGACTTGAACGTAGAAGGTCAATGGAAGTGGATGGACGGTCAGGAAGTTGAGCGATCTTGGACCAACTGGGCGCCTGGACAACCCGGACATTTGGGACGCAACAAGGACTGCGGGATGATAAAAATGGGAGCGTGGGCACAGGCGGATTGTAGCGGGTTCCGCaaactttgttcttttttgtGTGAACGGAAAATAATCGagttataa